One genomic window of Haemophilus haemolyticus includes the following:
- a CDS encoding Tex family protein gives MLNQQISQIIAAELTVQPQQILAAIQLLDDGNTIPFIARYRKEATGGLDDTQLRHFETRLIYLRELEERRQTILKSIEEQGKLTDELRDKIYATQSKTELEDLYLPYKPKRRTKGQIAIEAGLEPLADLLWNEPKNDPESTALSFVDAEKGVADSKAALDGARYILMERFAEDAGLLAKVRDYLAKNAVIVSKVIEGKETEGAKFQDYFEHQELLKNVPSHRALAMFRGRNEGILQLSLNADPDAEEGSRQSYCEEIIRDYLDVRFTGQPADKWREQVISWTWKIKVSLHLETELMASLREKAEEEAIDVFARNLTALLMAAPAGAKSTMGLDPGLRTGVKVAVVDNTGKLLDTTTIYPHTGREAEAQVAIFSLIRKHNVELIAIGNGTASRETERFAKEVIKEIKENKPQTVVVSEAGASVYSASEFAANEFPNLDVSLRGAVSIARRLQDPLAELVKIEPKAIGVGQYQHDVNQTQLARKLDAVVEDCVNAVGVDLNTASAPLLARVAGMTKTLAQNIVEYRDENGRFESRSELKKVPRLGPKAFEQCAGFMRIAGGKNPLDASGVHPEAYPVVEKILQATAQSIQDLMGNAGVVRQLDAKQFIDEQFGLPTVQDIFKELEKPGRDPRGEFKTAVFAEGVEEITDLKPGMILEGTVTNVTNFGAFVDIGVHQDGLVHISSLSDKFVEDPHQVVKTGDIVKVKVLEVDVPRKRIALTMRLDESAVKNDGKSDHTLSARPRGNTQREERSSRGNNAMGNAFADALKNWKK, from the coding sequence ATGTTAAATCAACAAATTAGCCAAATTATTGCGGCAGAATTAACCGTTCAACCCCAACAAATTCTTGCTGCTATTCAATTATTAGATGATGGTAACACCATTCCATTTATTGCGCGCTATCGTAAAGAAGCCACTGGTGGCTTAGATGACACCCAGCTTCGTCATTTTGAAACCCGTTTAATTTATTTACGTGAATTAGAAGAACGTCGTCAAACCATCTTGAAATCTATTGAAGAGCAAGGGAAATTGACCGATGAATTGCGTGACAAAATCTATGCGACACAAAGCAAAACCGAATTAGAAGATTTATATTTGCCGTACAAACCGAAACGTCGTACTAAAGGGCAAATTGCGATTGAAGCAGGTCTTGAACCATTGGCTGATTTACTTTGGAACGAGCCAAAAAATGATCCAGAATCAACCGCACTTTCCTTTGTTGATGCTGAAAAAGGCGTAGCTGATAGCAAAGCTGCGTTAGACGGTGCACGCTATATTTTAATGGAACGTTTTGCTGAAGATGCGGGCTTATTAGCGAAAGTCCGTGATTATTTAGCAAAAAATGCCGTTATCGTATCGAAAGTGATCGAAGGCAAAGAAACAGAAGGGGCAAAATTCCAAGATTATTTTGAGCATCAAGAATTACTGAAAAATGTGCCTTCTCACCGTGCATTAGCGATGTTCCGTGGACGTAATGAAGGCATTTTACAATTAAGCTTAAATGCTGATCCTGATGCGGAAGAGGGAAGTCGCCAAAGTTATTGTGAAGAAATTATTCGTGATTATTTAGATGTACGTTTTACAGGTCAGCCTGCAGATAAATGGCGTGAGCAAGTGATTTCATGGACATGGAAAATCAAAGTTTCGTTGCATTTAGAAACGGAATTAATGGCAAGTTTACGTGAAAAAGCGGAAGAAGAGGCTATTGATGTTTTCGCTCGAAATTTGACCGCACTTTTAATGGCAGCACCCGCTGGCGCGAAGAGCACCATGGGCTTGGACCCGGGATTACGTACGGGAGTGAAAGTCGCGGTGGTGGATAACACAGGTAAATTATTAGATACCACAACTATTTATCCACACACAGGCCGTGAAGCTGAAGCACAAGTGGCGATTTTCAGCTTAATCCGAAAACATAACGTGGAATTAATTGCCATTGGTAATGGTACGGCTTCTCGTGAAACAGAACGTTTTGCGAAAGAAGTGATTAAAGAAATCAAAGAAAATAAACCGCAAACTGTTGTAGTGAGTGAAGCGGGCGCATCCGTTTATTCTGCTTCTGAATTTGCCGCAAATGAATTCCCGAACTTAGATGTGTCTTTACGTGGTGCGGTGTCTATTGCTCGTCGTTTACAAGATCCATTAGCAGAATTAGTGAAAATCGAACCGAAAGCCATTGGTGTTGGGCAATATCAACATGATGTAAACCAAACCCAACTTGCGCGTAAACTTGATGCGGTGGTGGAAGACTGTGTAAACGCAGTGGGTGTGGATTTAAATACGGCATCCGCGCCATTACTCGCTCGCGTGGCAGGGATGACGAAAACCTTAGCACAAAACATTGTGGAATATCGCGATGAAAATGGTCGTTTTGAAAGTCGTAGCGAATTGAAAAAAGTGCCTCGTTTAGGGCCAAAAGCTTTTGAGCAATGTGCGGGCTTTATGCGTATTGCAGGCGGGAAAAATCCACTTGATGCTTCAGGTGTTCATCCAGAAGCTTATCCTGTAGTCGAAAAAATCTTGCAAGCCACCGCGCAATCTATTCAAGATTTAATGGGTAATGCAGGTGTGGTACGTCAGCTTGATGCAAAACAATTTATTGATGAGCAATTTGGTTTACCGACCGTTCAAGATATTTTCAAAGAATTGGAAAAACCAGGCCGCGATCCGCGTGGTGAATTTAAAACTGCCGTATTCGCAGAAGGCGTAGAAGAAATAACTGATTTAAAACCAGGTATGATTTTAGAAGGTACTGTCACCAATGTGACTAATTTCGGTGCATTTGTGGATATTGGCGTTCACCAAGACGGTTTAGTGCATATTTCATCATTAAGTGATAAATTCGTGGAAGATCCACATCAAGTGGTGAAAACTGGCGATATCGTGAAAGTGAAAGTGTTGGAAGTAGATGTGCCGCGTAAACGTATTGCGTTGACGATGCGATTAGATGAAAGTGCGGTCAAAAATGACGGCAAATCTGACCATACTTTATCTGCAAGACCTCGTGGAAATACACAGCGAGAGGAGCGTAGTTCAAGAGGTAATAATGCGATGGGCAATGCCTTTGCTGATGCGCTAAAAAATTGGAAAAAATAA
- the greB gene encoding transcription elongation factor GreB produces MAKSNYITRQGWNELDQELKFLWKEERPKVTQAVSDAAALGDRSENAEYIYGKRRLREIDRRVRFLTKRLEVLQIVDYNPKQEGKVFFGAWVELENEDGEIKQYRIVGCDEFAPAKNWISIDSPVARALIGKTLDDEVRVETPSGFITLYVNKIWYEK; encoded by the coding sequence ATGGCAAAATCAAATTATATTACCCGTCAAGGCTGGAATGAGCTTGACCAAGAACTCAAGTTTTTGTGGAAAGAAGAACGCCCAAAAGTCACTCAAGCAGTCTCAGATGCAGCCGCACTAGGCGATCGTAGCGAAAATGCCGAATATATTTATGGTAAACGTCGCTTACGTGAAATTGATCGTCGTGTACGTTTTTTAACCAAAAGATTGGAAGTGCTACAAATTGTCGATTATAACCCAAAGCAAGAGGGAAAAGTTTTCTTCGGGGCATGGGTAGAATTGGAAAATGAAGATGGTGAAATCAAGCAATATCGTATCGTCGGTTGCGATGAATTTGCTCCTGCGAAAAATTGGATATCCATTGATTCCCCAGTTGCTCGAGCTTTAATCGGAAAAACATTAGACGACGAAGTACGGGTAGAAACACCCTCAGGTTTTATCACACTTTATGTGAATAAAATTTGGTATGAAAAATAA
- the fabR gene encoding HTH-type transcriptional repressor FabR, giving the protein MAGVRAVQKEKTRRALVDAAFNQLSAEKSFSNLSLREVAREAGIAPTSFYRHFSDMDELGLEMVDEAGLMLRQLMRQARKRIDAGGSVISVSVDTFFEFITNSTNVFRLLLRESSGTSQAFRTAAAREIKHFVDELAEYISYKHQYSQYVAYVQAEGIVTIVFTAGANALDMSKAEREQLKARVILQLRMLAKGADFAANKERGK; this is encoded by the coding sequence ATGGCTGGTGTTCGTGCTGTTCAAAAAGAAAAGACTCGTCGCGCTTTAGTGGATGCGGCATTTAATCAACTGAGTGCAGAAAAAAGTTTTTCTAATTTGAGTTTGCGAGAGGTTGCGCGCGAGGCTGGAATTGCGCCTACATCTTTCTATCGTCATTTTAGCGATATGGATGAACTCGGCTTAGAAATGGTGGATGAAGCAGGTTTGATGTTGCGCCAATTAATGCGTCAAGCGCGTAAACGTATTGATGCTGGCGGTAGCGTTATTTCTGTTTCTGTGGATACATTTTTTGAATTCATCACTAACAGTACGAACGTTTTCCGCTTGCTATTACGCGAAAGCTCGGGCACTTCTCAAGCTTTTCGTACTGCGGCAGCACGTGAAATTAAGCATTTTGTTGATGAGTTAGCAGAATATATTTCCTACAAACATCAATATTCGCAATATGTTGCTTATGTTCAAGCGGAAGGTATCGTAACAATCGTATTCACTGCAGGGGCTAATGCTTTAGATATGAGTAAAGCTGAACGTGAGCAACTTAAAGCGCGTGTGATTTTGCAGTTGAGAATGCTTGCAAAAGGCGCTGATTTTGCAGCGAATAAGGAAAGAGGCAAGTAA
- the oxyR gene encoding DNA-binding transcriptional regulator OxyR, whose translation MNIRDLEYLVALSEYKHFRRAADSCNVSQPTLSGQIRKLEDELGIILLERTSRKVLFTQSGMLLVDQARTVLREVKLLKEMASNQGKEMTGPLHIGLIPTVGPYLLPYIVPTLKAAFPDLEVFLYEAQTHQLLEQLETGRLDCAIVATVPETEAFIEVPIFNEKMLLAVSEHHPWAQESKLPMNQLNGQEMLMLDDGHCLRNQALDYCFTAGAKENSHFQATSLETLRNMVAANAGITFMPELAVLNEGTRKGVKYIPCYSPEPSRTIALVYRPGSPLRNRYERVASAVSDEVKSILGGLK comes from the coding sequence ATGAATATCCGTGATCTAGAATATCTTGTTGCCTTATCTGAATATAAACATTTCCGCCGTGCTGCCGATTCTTGTAATGTGAGCCAACCAACATTAAGTGGTCAAATTCGTAAATTAGAAGATGAGCTCGGTATTATCTTGTTAGAGCGCACTAGTCGTAAAGTGTTGTTTACTCAATCTGGAATGCTATTGGTTGATCAGGCTCGCACAGTTCTTCGAGAAGTAAAATTATTGAAAGAAATGGCGAGCAATCAAGGTAAAGAAATGACAGGACCATTACACATCGGTTTAATCCCAACAGTTGGTCCTTATTTGCTCCCTTATATTGTGCCAACGCTAAAAGCGGCATTCCCTGATTTAGAAGTTTTTCTTTATGAAGCGCAAACGCATCAATTATTAGAACAATTGGAAACGGGGCGCTTAGATTGTGCCATCGTTGCCACTGTTCCTGAAACTGAGGCTTTTATTGAAGTACCTATTTTCAACGAGAAAATGTTACTTGCCGTATCTGAGCATCATCCTTGGGCTCAAGAAAGTAAACTTCCAATGAACCAATTAAATGGTCAAGAAATGTTAATGCTTGATGATGGTCATTGTTTGCGTAATCAAGCGTTGGATTATTGCTTCACTGCTGGCGCAAAAGAAAACTCCCATTTCCAAGCGACTAGCCTTGAAACTTTGCGCAATATGGTGGCAGCAAATGCTGGCATAACTTTTATGCCTGAATTGGCGGTACTGAATGAAGGTACGCGCAAAGGTGTGAAATATATTCCTTGTTATTCGCCTGAGCCATCACGCACCATTGCGTTGGTTTATCGTCCTGGTTCACCATTACGTAATCGTTATGAGCGTGTGGCAAGTGCGGTCAGCGATGAAGTTAAATCTATTCTAGGTGGGTTGAAATAA
- the pgdx gene encoding hybrid peroxiredoxin PGdx — MSSMEGKKVPQVTFRTRQGDKWVDVTTSELFDNKTVIVFSLPGAFTPTCSSSHLPRYNELAPVFKKYGVDDILVVSVNDTFVMNAWKEDEKSENITFIPDGNGEFTEGMGMLVGKEDLGFGKRSWRYSMLVKNGVVEKMFVEPNEPGDPFKVSDADTMLKYLAPQHQVQESISIFTKPGCPFCAKAKQLLHDKGLSFEEIVLGHDATIVSVRAVSGLTTVPQVFIGGKHIGGSDDLEKYFA, encoded by the coding sequence ATGTCTAGTATGGAAGGAAAAAAAGTCCCTCAAGTGACATTCCGCACTCGTCAGGGTGATAAATGGGTTGATGTAACTACCTCTGAATTATTTGATAACAAAACAGTGATCGTGTTCTCATTACCGGGCGCATTCACTCCAACTTGCTCATCATCACACTTACCACGTTACAACGAATTAGCGCCAGTATTCAAAAAATACGGTGTAGACGATATTCTCGTTGTATCTGTAAATGATACTTTCGTAATGAACGCATGGAAAGAAGATGAAAAATCTGAAAACATCACTTTCATTCCAGATGGTAATGGTGAATTTACCGAAGGTATGGGTATGTTAGTTGGTAAAGAAGACTTAGGTTTCGGTAAACGTTCATGGCGTTATTCTATGCTTGTGAAGAACGGTGTAGTTGAAAAAATGTTTGTTGAACCAAACGAACCAGGCGATCCGTTCAAAGTATCAGATGCTGACACTATGTTGAAATACCTTGCGCCACAACATCAAGTGCAAGAGTCTATTTCAATCTTCACAAAACCTGGCTGTCCTTTCTGTGCAAAAGCAAAACAACTTTTACACGATAAAGGCTTAAGCTTCGAAGAAATCGTATTAGGTCACGATGCAACAATCGTGAGCGTACGTGCAGTTTCAGGTCTTACTACTGTTCCACAAGTGTTTATCGGTGGTAAACACATTGGCGGTAGCGACGATTTGGAAAAATACTTTGCATAA
- a CDS encoding SlyX family protein, with protein MQIQQMLENRIEELETKIAFQEQLLDELNHALVQQQFDIDKMQVQLRYMANKLKDFQPSNIASQSEEIPPPHY; from the coding sequence ATGCAAATTCAACAAATGTTAGAAAATCGCATCGAAGAACTTGAAACGAAAATTGCATTTCAGGAACAGTTATTAGATGAATTAAATCACGCTTTAGTTCAACAGCAATTTGATATTGATAAAATGCAAGTCCAATTGCGTTATATGGCAAATAAATTAAAAGATTTTCAACCCTCTAACATTGCAAGCCAATCTGAAGAAATACCACCGCCTCATTATTAA
- the fkpA gene encoding FKBP-type peptidyl-prolyl cis-trans isomerase, whose protein sequence is MLKIQKLSIAALMVSAVISGQVSAEDSAFDEKAASYAVGTLMGGQMKDLVDSHKEVIKYDNARILDGLKDALEGKVDVRKDEKIQKTLESIEAKLMAASKAKAESIAKQAKEEGDKFRAEFAKGKDVKTTQSGLMYKIENAGKGDAIKATDTVKVHYTGKLPNGKVFDSSVERGQPVEFQLNQVIKGWTEGLQLVKKGGKIQLVIAPELGYGEQGAGASIPPNSTLIFDVEVLDVNPKAAK, encoded by the coding sequence ATGTTAAAAATTCAAAAATTATCTATCGCAGCATTAATGGTAAGTGCGGTGATTTCTGGCCAAGTTTCTGCAGAAGATAGCGCATTCGATGAGAAAGCGGCATCTTATGCCGTAGGTACGCTCATGGGCGGTCAAATGAAAGATCTTGTAGATTCACACAAAGAAGTCATCAAATATGATAATGCTCGTATTTTAGATGGTTTAAAAGATGCCTTAGAAGGTAAAGTGGATGTTCGTAAAGATGAAAAAATCCAAAAAACCTTAGAATCTATTGAAGCAAAATTAATGGCTGCATCAAAAGCAAAAGCAGAATCAATTGCTAAACAAGCAAAAGAAGAAGGTGATAAATTCCGTGCTGAATTTGCTAAAGGTAAAGATGTAAAAACTACGCAATCTGGTTTAATGTACAAAATTGAAAACGCAGGTAAAGGCGATGCAATCAAAGCAACAGATACAGTTAAAGTACATTACACGGGTAAATTACCAAATGGAAAAGTGTTTGATAGCTCCGTAGAGCGCGGTCAACCTGTAGAATTCCAACTTAATCAAGTAATTAAAGGCTGGACTGAAGGTCTTCAATTAGTGAAAAAAGGCGGAAAAATTCAATTAGTCATTGCTCCTGAATTAGGCTATGGCGAACAAGGTGCTGGCGCATCTATTCCACCAAATTCAACATTAATTTTTGATGTGGAAGTATTAGACGTCAATCCAAAAGCCGCAAAATAA
- a CDS encoding helix-turn-helix transcriptional regulator, which produces MTLNEKHPFTDEDRTIINSYKAVVDGVSALIGEHCEIVLHSLEDIEHSAICIANGHNTNRQVGSPITDLALRSLRNMQSESVSKPYFTRAKGSVLMKSVTIAIRNKTQRIIGLLCININLDVPVSQFLQCFMPMEHTNETSSVNFASSVEDLVAQTIEKTIEEVNADRSVANNTKNRQIVLSLYEKGIFDIKDAINLVAERLDISRHTVYLYIRQIKQEQE; this is translated from the coding sequence ATGACTTTAAACGAAAAACATCCTTTCACCGACGAAGATCGCACTATCATAAACTCCTACAAAGCGGTCGTTGATGGTGTCAGCGCACTGATTGGCGAACATTGTGAAATCGTGCTCCATTCTCTAGAAGATATTGAACATTCTGCTATTTGTATTGCTAACGGACATAACACTAATCGACAAGTTGGTTCACCAATCACCGATCTTGCCTTACGTTCGCTACGAAATATGCAAAGTGAAAGTGTTTCAAAGCCTTATTTTACACGAGCAAAAGGCAGCGTACTGATGAAATCAGTCACTATTGCCATTCGTAATAAAACTCAGCGTATTATTGGTTTGCTTTGTATCAATATTAATTTAGATGTACCCGTATCTCAATTTTTACAATGCTTTATGCCAATGGAGCATACAAATGAAACATCTTCAGTGAACTTTGCGAGTTCTGTGGAAGACTTGGTTGCGCAGACTATTGAAAAAACAATAGAAGAAGTCAATGCGGATCGCTCTGTTGCCAATAATACTAAAAACCGACAAATCGTCCTTTCTCTTTACGAAAAAGGTATTTTTGATATTAAAGATGCGATTAATTTAGTCGCAGAACGTTTAGATATTTCCCGACATACGGTTTACCTGTACATCCGCCAAATCAAACAAGAGCAAGAATAA
- the tusD gene encoding sulfurtransferase complex subunit TusD — MRYVIAVKSPVYGKQGAFLAYQFAEALIKKGHEISQIFFFQDGVSNGNALVYPANDEVNLQKHWQMFSITHNVPLHLCVAASQRRGVVDNLTTSTTDHYNLAEGFTIAGLGEFMAASLKADRVITL, encoded by the coding sequence ATGCGCTATGTTATCGCCGTCAAAAGCCCTGTTTACGGAAAACAAGGGGCGTTTTTAGCTTATCAATTTGCAGAAGCCTTAATCAAAAAAGGACACGAAATCTCACAGATTTTTTTCTTTCAAGATGGAGTGAGTAACGGAAATGCATTAGTGTATCCAGCTAATGATGAAGTTAATTTACAAAAACATTGGCAAATGTTTTCCATCACCCACAATGTTCCTTTGCATTTATGTGTTGCAGCATCTCAACGACGAGGTGTTGTTGATAACTTAACAACATCAACCACAGATCACTACAATCTTGCAGAGGGATTTACGATTGCAGGCCTTGGTGAATTTATGGCAGCAAGTTTAAAAGCAGATCGAGTAATAACCCTATGA
- the tusC gene encoding sulfurtransferase complex subunit TusC has translation MKIAFLFRTSPHGTSISREGLDAILAATAFCEPDDIGVFFIDDGVLNLINHQQPELIQQKDFIRTFKLLDLYDVEQRFICTESLQKFKLEDKQLILSCEKIDRSLLIENLSQAEKLFTF, from the coding sequence ATGAAGATAGCCTTTTTATTTCGCACATCTCCACATGGCACATCCATTTCACGAGAAGGCTTAGATGCAATTCTTGCCGCAACAGCTTTTTGTGAGCCAGATGACATTGGCGTATTTTTTATAGATGATGGTGTACTAAATCTTATTAATCATCAACAACCTGAACTCATTCAACAGAAAGACTTCATTAGAACCTTTAAATTATTAGATTTATATGATGTAGAACAACGCTTTATCTGCACGGAATCTTTACAGAAATTTAAGCTAGAGGATAAGCAACTCATCCTATCTTGTGAAAAAATTGACCGCTCTTTATTGATAGAAAATCTTAGTCAAGCAGAAAAATTGTTTACTTTCTAA
- the tusB gene encoding sulfurtransferase complex subunit TusB, with the protein MLYTFSQSDYPKTELDDYFSYITEKDAVVLWQDGVLLAVKYPDYFAKCKGNCMILKQDILARNLTALLPQSSKIKLISIEELVGITENHSPQLSL; encoded by the coding sequence ATGCTTTATACATTTTCCCAGTCAGACTACCCCAAAACTGAACTAGATGACTATTTTTCATATATTACAGAAAAAGATGCGGTAGTATTATGGCAAGATGGTGTGCTATTGGCAGTAAAATATCCTGATTATTTTGCAAAATGTAAAGGGAATTGCATGATATTGAAACAAGATATTTTAGCAAGAAATCTCACCGCACTTTTACCTCAAAGCAGTAAGATAAAATTAATTTCAATAGAAGAACTTGTTGGAATCACTGAAAATCATTCACCACAGCTATCGCTATAA
- the tuf gene encoding elongation factor Tu, translated as MSKEKFERTKPHVNVGTIGHVDHGKTTLTAAITTVLSKHYGGAARAFDQIDNAPEEKARGITINTSHVEYDTATRHYAHVDCPGHADYVKNMITGAAQMDGAILVVAATDGPMPQTREHILLGRQVGVPYIIVFLNKCDMVDDEELLELVEMEVRELLSQYDFPGDDTPIVRGSALQALNGVAEWEEKILELANHLDTYIPEPERAIDQPFLLPIEDVFSISGRGTVVTGRVERGIIRTGDEVEIVGIKPTAKTTVTGVEMFRKLLDEGRAGENIGALLRGTKREEIERGQVLAKPGSITPHTDFESEVYVLSKEEGGRHTPFFKGYRPQFYFRTTDVTGTIELPEGVEMVMPGDNIKMTVSLIHPIAMDQGLRFAIREGGRTVGAGVVAKIIK; from the coding sequence ATGTCTAAAGAAAAATTTGAACGTACAAAACCGCACGTAAACGTGGGTACAATCGGCCACGTTGACCACGGTAAAACAACTTTAACAGCAGCAATCACAACCGTATTATCTAAACACTACGGTGGTGCAGCTCGCGCATTTGACCAAATCGATAACGCGCCAGAAGAAAAAGCGCGTGGTATCACCATCAACACTTCACACGTTGAATACGATACAGCAACTCGTCACTATGCACACGTTGACTGTCCGGGACACGCCGACTATGTTAAAAACATGATTACTGGTGCGGCACAAATGGATGGTGCAATCTTAGTAGTAGCAGCAACTGATGGTCCAATGCCACAAACTCGTGAGCACATCTTATTAGGTCGCCAAGTAGGTGTTCCATACATCATCGTATTCTTAAACAAATGCGACATGGTAGATGACGAAGAGTTATTAGAATTAGTAGAAATGGAAGTTCGTGAACTTCTATCTCAATATGACTTCCCAGGTGACGACACTCCAATCGTACGTGGTTCTGCATTACAAGCATTAAATGGCGTAGCAGAATGGGAAGAAAAAATCCTTGAATTAGCAAACCACTTAGATACTTACATCCCAGAGCCAGAGCGTGCGATTGACCAACCGTTCCTTCTTCCAATTGAAGATGTGTTCTCAATCTCAGGTCGTGGTACAGTAGTAACTGGTCGTGTAGAACGTGGTATTATCCGTACTGGTGATGAAGTAGAAATCGTAGGTATCAAACCAACAGCGAAAACTACTGTAACGGGTGTTGAAATGTTCCGTAAATTACTTGACGAAGGTCGTGCGGGTGAAAACATCGGTGCATTATTACGTGGTACCAAACGTGAAGAAATCGAACGTGGTCAAGTATTAGCGAAACCAGGTTCAATCACGCCACACACTGACTTCGAATCAGAAGTGTACGTATTATCAAAAGAAGAAGGTGGTCGTCATACTCCATTCTTCAAAGGTTACCGTCCACAATTCTATTTCCGTACAACTGACGTGACTGGTACAATCGAGCTACCAGAAGGCGTGGAAATGGTAATGCCAGGCGATAACATCAAGATGACAGTAAGCTTAATCCACCCAATCGCGATGGACCAAGGTTTACGTTTCGCAATCCGTGAAGGTGGTCGTACAGTTGGTGCGGGCGTTGTAGCGAAAATCATCAAATAA
- the coaA gene encoding type I pantothenate kinase, with protein sequence MEFSTQQTPFLSFNREQWAELRKSVPLKLTEQDLKPLLGFNEDLSLDEVSTIYLPLTRLINYYIDENLHRQTVLHRFLGRNNAKTPYIISIAGSVAVGKSTSARILQSLLSHWPTERKVDLITTDGFLYPLDKLKQDNLLQKKGFPVSYDTPKLIRFLADVKSGKSNVTAPIYSHLTYDIIPDEFDVVDKPDILILEGLNVLQTGNNKTNQTFVSDFVDFSIYVDAEEKLLKEWYIKRFLKFRESAFNDPNSYFKHYASLSKEEAIATASKIWDEINGLNLNQNILPTRDRANLILKKGENHQVELVKLRK encoded by the coding sequence GTGGAATTTTCAACTCAGCAAACACCTTTTTTAAGCTTTAATCGTGAACAATGGGCAGAACTTCGTAAATCCGTTCCATTAAAATTGACAGAACAGGATCTGAAACCGCTTTTAGGTTTTAATGAAGACCTTTCATTAGATGAAGTAAGTACAATTTACCTACCATTAACTCGTCTTATTAACTATTACATTGATGAAAATTTACATCGCCAAACGGTACTACATCGCTTTTTAGGCAGAAATAATGCCAAAACACCTTACATAATTAGTATTGCTGGCAGTGTTGCTGTTGGGAAAAGCACTTCTGCACGTATTCTACAATCTCTGCTTTCTCATTGGCCAACTGAAAGAAAGGTTGATCTCATCACAACAGATGGGTTTCTTTATCCATTAGACAAGCTTAAACAAGATAATCTTTTACAAAAGAAAGGTTTTCCTGTTTCTTATGACACACCTAAACTCATTCGCTTTTTAGCCGATGTAAAATCAGGTAAAAGCAATGTTACAGCACCAATCTATTCTCATTTAACATACGATATTATTCCCGATGAATTTGATGTGGTAGATAAACCCGATATTCTCATTTTAGAAGGATTAAATGTGCTTCAAACAGGCAATAACAAAACAAATCAAACCTTTGTGTCAGATTTTGTTGATTTCTCTATTTATGTCGATGCCGAAGAAAAATTATTGAAAGAATGGTACATCAAACGCTTTTTAAAATTCCGAGAAAGTGCATTTAATGATCCTAATTCTTACTTTAAGCATTACGCAAGTTTATCAAAAGAAGAGGCTATTGCGACGGCAAGTAAAATTTGGGATGAGATTAATGGGTTAAATCTCAACCAAAACATTCTTCCAACCCGTGATCGAGCAAATTTAATTCTAAAAAAAGGTGAAAACCATCAGGTAGAATTAGTTAAATTGAGAAAATAG